In Zingiber officinale cultivar Zhangliang chromosome 6A, Zo_v1.1, whole genome shotgun sequence, a single genomic region encodes these proteins:
- the LOC121997155 gene encoding rho GDP-dissociation inhibitor 1-like has protein sequence MYSAIGALPCSNAMALEQKSEKCEKNGILTATENEREMTEGEVKMQLNKASLRDPEEEEVEEEEDDDEKAVTGVDLGPQVSLKDQMEKDKEDESLRKWKEQLLGSVDLNAVGGEILEPEVKILSLSIISPGRPHIVLPLLASPDYRGVWFTLKEGSHYRLKFNFSVSNNIVSGLRYTNTVWKTGIKVDRTKEMLGTFSPQVEPYTYETPEEITPCGIFARGTYSARTKFVDDDGKCYLEINYTFDIRREWLPIS, from the exons ATGTATTCCGCCATCGGAGCACTTCCCTGCTCCAACGCCATGGCTTTGGAGCAGAAGAGCGAGAAATGCGAGAAAAATGGGATCTTGACGGCGACTGAGAACGAAAGGGAGATGACGGAGGGCGAGGTCAAGATGCAACTGAACAAGGCGTCTCTTCGTGACccagaggaggaagaagtagaagaagaagaagacgatgaTGAGAAAGCTGTTACAGGCGTTGACCTGGGGCCTCAGGTCAGCCTCAAAGATCAGATGGAGAAAGACaag GAGGACGAGAGCCTAAGGAAGTGGAAAGAACAACTCCTAGGAAGTGTGGATTTGAATGCTGTGGGAGGAG AAATTTTAGAGCCAGAAGTAAAGATTTTGAGCCTCTCAATCATCTCCCCGGGGAGGCCTCACATAGTTCTCCCCCTTCTCGCCTCGCCGGATTATCGCGGCGTGTGGTTCACTTTGAAAGAAGGAAGTCACTACAGATTGAAGTTCAACTTCTCTGTCAGTAACAATATCGTCTCCGGTTTGAGATACACCAACACAGTTTGGAAAACCGGAATCAAAG TGGACAGAACCAAAGAAATGTTGGGCACCTTCAGTCCTCAAGTGGAACCCTACACATACGAGACGCCAGAAGAAATCACTCCTTGCGGAATATTTGCAAGAGGAACATATTCTGCGAGAACTAAA TTTGTTGATGATGATGGCAAGTGCTACTTGGAGATCAACTACACCTTTGACATTCGCAGAGAATGGCTTCCAATCAGTTGA
- the LOC121997152 gene encoding glycerophosphodiester phosphodiesterase GDPDL4-like, which translates to MAKRSGVGVLAGFLMGFLLLFLRVGFTAAQNTSPWLTLSGRAPAVIAKGGFSGLFPDSSPIAYNFVSLASSNDTTLWCNVQLTKDGIGVCLPDINLDNCTDIVSSYPQSRTSYVVNGVNTSGWFSVDFTINDLSQVYLKQAIYSRTPKFDGYPILPVDVLGAQINHSALWLNIQHNAFYTQHNLSMRNFLLSEVRRIIVDYVSSPEVAFLSGIAPRLRNTRTKLIFRFLDKSISEPSTNRTYGFLLSNLTFIKTFASGILVPKNYIWPVSSDNYLLPHTSIVNDAHKAGLEIYAADFSNDNILSFNYSYDPLAEYLMYINNGVFSVDGVLTDFPITPSEAIGCFSQLNKSSVDHGKPLIISHKGASGDYPDCTDLAYQKAVDDGADVIDCPVQVTKDGHLICMSSIDLTDSTTVTRSQFSSQFSRIPQLKSTLGIYTFNLSLDQIQKNLKPLISQPFASSTMVRNPLYKNSGAFMTLSDFLTFAKNKPLSGVLISIEHAAFMAQQLGFSIVDSVISTLNDAGYNKTALEVMIQSSDSAVLVKFKQLTNYKLLYQIDKSIGDAISSSVADIKRFANAVALQKQSIYPSSMLFTTGETGLVSQFHAAGLDVYAYVFRNEFISQPWDFLSDATVEINAYVNGIGVDGVITDFPGTARRYKRSSCRNMGSNTPNFMQPIQAGQLLQLMAPIELPPALSPMPPLTIADVVEPPLPSASALVAPGAAPPSPRPSSGHHNVAPLFFTLLMICVYLLI; encoded by the exons ATGGCGAAGAGGTCTGGCGTGGGCGTCCTCGCCGGCTTCCTTATGGGGTTCCTGCTGCTGTTTCTGCGAGTGGGTTTCACCGCTGCCCAGAATACCTCGCCATGGCTGACCTTGAGTG GTAGAGCCCCTGCAGTAATAGCTAAAGGAGGCTTTTCTGGGTTGTTTCCTGATTCCAGTCCCATTGCCTATAATTTTGTGTCACTTGCCAGTTCAAATGACACAACTTTATGGTGTAATGTGCAATTGACAAAAGATGGCATTGGGGTTTGTCTTCCCGACATCAATTTAGACAATTGCACTGATATTGTATCCTCTTATCCTCAGAGCAGGACATCATATGTGGTTAACGGCGTAAACACATCGGGCTGGTTCTCTGTGGACTTTACCATAAATGATTTGTCACAAGTTTACT TAAAGCAAGCAATTTATTCTCGAACACCTAAATTTGATGGCTACCCCATTCTTCCTGTTGATGTTTTGGGGGCACAAATCAACCACAGTGCTCTTTGGTTAAATATACAG CATAATGCTTTCTACACACAACACAACCTGAGCATGAGGAACTTTCTTCTTTCTGAAGTGAGGCGAATCATTGTGGACTATGTGTCCTCTCCGGAGGTGGCTTTCCTTAGTGGCATAGCACCGAGACTTCGAAACACCAGAACAAAACTTATTTTCCGTTTTCTTGACAAAAGCATCAGTGAACCATCTACAAACCGGACGTATGGTTTTCTGTTGAGCAATCTCACATTTATTAAGACGTTTGCTTCTGGAATTCTTGTTCCAAAGAACTACATTTGGCCAGTTTCGAGTGATAATTATCTGCTACCTCACACATCCATTGTGAATGATGCTCATAAAGCTGGGTTGGAGATTTATGCAGCAGACTTTTCAAATGATAACATTTTGAGCTTTAACTACAGCTATGATCCACTAGCAGAGTATCTCATGTACATTAACAATGGAGTTTTCTCAGTTGATGGGGTACTGACAGACTTCCCTATAACTCCATCAGAAGCAATAG GTTGTTTCTCTCAGTTAAACAAAAGCAGTGTCGATCATG GGAAACCCTTAATCATCTCACACAAAGGAGCCAGTGGAGACTATCCAGATTGCACTGATTTGGCTTACCAGAAAGCAGTCGACGACGGTGCAGATGTTATTGATTGTCCTGTTCAAGTTACAAAAGATGGGCATCTAATTTGCATGAGTTCTATAGACCTTACTGACTCTACCACTGTCACAAGATCACAGTTCAGTTCTCAATTCTCCAGGATTCCTCAACTTAAGAGTACTCTTGGAATATATACTTTCAATCTCTCATTGGACCAAATCCAGAAGAATTTAAAAC CATTAATTTCGCAGCCGTTTGCTTCATCCACTATGGTGCGGAATCCACTTTACAAGAATAGTGGAGCTTTCATGACACTATCTGATTTTCTAACATTTGCTAAAAACAAGCCTCTGTCTGGGGTCTTAATCTCCATAGAG CATGCTGCTTTTATGGCTCAGCAATTAGGCTTTAGCATAGTAGATTCAGTCATTTCTACCCTAAATGATGCCGGTTATAACAAGACAGCTTTAGAAGTCATGATTCAGTCATCCGACAGCGCTGTTCTAGTGAAGTTCAAGCAGCTAACAAATTATAAGCTTCTCTATCAAATTGATAAGTCCATTGGTGATGCTATCAGTTCCTCAGTGGCGGATATCAAGAGATTTGCCAATGCCGTGGCACTTCAGAAACAATCCATTTATCCGTCATCCATGCTGTTCACTACAGGCGAAACGGGTTTGGTTTCTCAGTTTCATGCGGCAGGCCTTGACGTGTATGCTTATGTGTTTCGTAATGAGTTTATATCGCAACCATGGGACTTCCTTTCAGATGCAACTGTTGAGATCAATGCATATGTCAATGGAATTGGAGTTGATGGGGTAATTACGGACTTCCCTGGGACAGCTCGTCGATACAAAA GGAGTTCATGCAGGAACATGGGAAGCAATACACCAAACTTCATGCAACCTATCCAAGCTGGCCAACTATTACAGCTGATGGCTCCGATTGAGTTGCCACCCGCCTTATCGCCAATGCCACCCTTGACGATTGCCGATGTGGTAGAGCCACCTCTACCTTCTGCCTCTGCCCTTGTGGCTCCCGGTGCTGCACCGCCTTCTCCAAGGCCATCGAGCGGTCATCATAACGTTGCACCACTGTTCTTTACATTGTTGATGATCTGCGTCTATCTTCTTATCTGA